Proteins co-encoded in one Novosphingobium sp. PP1Y genomic window:
- the fdhF gene encoding formate dehydrogenase subunit alpha: MTFTREKDFGTPAASGEPVSLTIDGQELTVPAGTSIMRAAAMVETDIPKLCATDSLESFGSCRLCLVEVEGRNGYPASCTTPVAPGMVVRTETDKLRKLRRGVMELYISDHPLDCLTCSANGDCELQDQAGAVGLRDVRFGYEGENHLEGCKDESNPYFTFDPAKCIVCSRCVRACDETQGTLALTVDGRGFASKIAASQDEDFLSSECVSCGACVQACPTSALIENTVIEKGTPDRAVVTTCAYCGVGCTFRAEMRGEELVRMVPWKDGKANHGHSCVKGRFAWGYARHGDRIVNPMVRSSVDEPWREVSWEEAIGHVAREFRRIQNAYGTRSIGGITSSRCTNEETFLVQKLVRQGFGNNNVDTCARVCHSPTGYGLKTTFGTSAGTQDFDSVQHADVILVIGANPTDGHPVFASHMKRRLRKGAKLIVIDPRRIDLVRSPHIEASHHLPLRPGTNVAMLTAMAHVIVTEGLVDEAFVRERCDGDAYAEWAEFVSDPARSPEAIEDLTGVPAEDVRAAARLYATGGNAAIYYGLGVTEHSQGSSTVMAIANLAMATGNVGKEGAGVNPLRGQNNVQGACDMGSFPHELSGYRHISDGDTRALFEKDWGVSLDPEPGLRIPNMLDAATDGTFKGIFIQGEDILQSDPNTRHVAAGLAAMECVVVQDLFLNETANYAHVFLPGSTFLEKDGTFTNAERRIQLVRKVMEPLNGHADWEVVQLVANAMGLGWDYTHPSQIMDEIARLTPTFTGVNYDVLEQRGSVQWPMNDAAPEGTPMMHIDHFVRGKGMFVVTDYVPTDERTGPRFPLLLTTGRILSQYNVGAQTRRTANVDWHAEDRLEIHPHDAENRGVRDGDWVSLRSRAGETTLRARITDRVAPGVVYTTFHHPDTQANVITTDYSDWATNCPEYKVTAVQVTPSNGPSDWQKSYREQAEASRRIEAAEPAE, from the coding sequence ATGACATTCACCCGCGAAAAGGATTTCGGCACCCCGGCAGCAAGCGGTGAGCCGGTATCGCTCACCATCGACGGGCAGGAGCTGACCGTCCCCGCTGGCACCTCGATCATGCGCGCAGCCGCCATGGTGGAGACCGACATTCCCAAGCTATGCGCCACCGATAGCCTTGAAAGCTTCGGCTCGTGCCGCCTTTGCCTCGTCGAGGTCGAGGGGCGCAATGGCTATCCGGCCTCCTGCACCACGCCGGTTGCACCCGGCATGGTGGTGCGCACCGAGACCGACAAGCTGCGCAAGCTGCGGCGCGGGGTGATGGAGCTGTACATCTCCGACCATCCGCTCGACTGCCTGACATGCAGCGCCAACGGCGATTGCGAGTTGCAGGACCAGGCGGGCGCGGTCGGGCTGCGCGATGTGCGCTTCGGCTACGAGGGCGAAAACCACCTCGAAGGCTGCAAGGACGAGAGCAACCCCTATTTCACCTTCGATCCGGCCAAGTGCATCGTCTGCTCGCGGTGCGTGCGCGCCTGCGACGAGACGCAGGGGACGCTGGCGCTGACGGTCGACGGACGCGGTTTTGCCAGCAAGATCGCGGCCAGTCAGGACGAGGACTTCCTGTCCTCCGAGTGCGTTTCCTGCGGCGCCTGCGTGCAGGCCTGCCCGACGTCTGCCCTGATCGAGAACACCGTGATCGAGAAAGGCACGCCCGACCGCGCCGTGGTGACCACTTGCGCCTATTGCGGCGTCGGCTGCACCTTCCGCGCCGAGATGCGCGGGGAGGAACTGGTGCGCATGGTGCCGTGGAAGGACGGCAAGGCCAACCACGGCCACTCCTGCGTCAAGGGCCGCTTCGCCTGGGGCTATGCCCGGCATGGCGACCGCATCGTCAATCCGATGGTGCGCAGCTCGGTCGATGAGCCCTGGCGCGAGGTGTCCTGGGAAGAGGCGATCGGCCACGTCGCCCGCGAATTCCGGCGCATCCAGAATGCCTACGGCACCCGCTCGATCGGCGGCATTACCTCCAGCCGCTGCACCAACGAGGAAACGTTCCTCGTCCAGAAACTGGTGCGACAGGGCTTCGGCAACAACAATGTCGATACCTGCGCGCGCGTCTGCCATTCGCCGACCGGCTATGGCCTGAAGACGACTTTCGGCACTTCTGCCGGCACACAGGACTTCGACAGCGTGCAGCATGCCGACGTGATCCTGGTCATCGGCGCGAATCCGACGGACGGCCATCCGGTTTTCGCCAGCCACATGAAGCGGCGGCTGCGCAAGGGGGCGAAGCTGATCGTCATCGATCCGCGCCGCATCGACCTCGTCCGCTCGCCGCATATCGAGGCTTCGCACCACCTGCCGTTGCGCCCCGGTACCAATGTCGCGATGCTTACGGCGATGGCGCATGTGATCGTGACCGAGGGCCTCGTGGACGAGGCCTTTGTGCGCGAGAGGTGCGACGGCGATGCCTATGCCGAATGGGCCGAATTCGTCTCCGACCCCGCACGCTCGCCGGAAGCGATCGAGGACCTGACAGGCGTTCCCGCCGAGGATGTGCGCGCCGCGGCCCGGCTTTATGCCACCGGCGGCAATGCCGCGATCTATTACGGTCTTGGCGTGACCGAACACAGCCAGGGCTCCTCGACGGTCATGGCCATCGCCAACCTCGCCATGGCGACGGGCAATGTCGGCAAGGAAGGCGCCGGCGTGAACCCGCTGCGCGGCCAGAACAACGTGCAGGGCGCCTGCGACATGGGCAGCTTCCCGCATGAACTTTCCGGCTATCGCCACATCTCGGACGGCGATACGCGCGCGTTGTTCGAAAAGGACTGGGGCGTCAGCCTCGATCCCGAACCGGGCCTGCGCATTCCCAACATGCTCGATGCCGCGACCGACGGCACCTTCAAGGGGATTTTCATCCAGGGCGAGGATATCCTGCAGTCCGATCCCAACACCAGGCACGTTGCGGCGGGGCTGGCGGCGATGGAATGCGTGGTCGTGCAGGATCTTTTCCTGAACGAGACGGCGAACTACGCGCACGTCTTCCTGCCGGGCTCGACATTCCTCGAGAAGGACGGGACCTTCACCAATGCCGAGCGCCGCATCCAGCTGGTGCGCAAAGTGATGGAGCCGCTCAACGGCCATGCCGACTGGGAAGTGGTCCAGCTTGTCGCCAATGCCATGGGGCTGGGCTGGGATTACACGCATCCGTCGCAGATCATGGACGAGATTGCGCGCCTCACGCCGACCTTCACGGGCGTGAACTACGATGTGCTGGAGCAGCGTGGATCGGTGCAGTGGCCGATGAACGACGCCGCGCCCGAGGGCACGCCGATGATGCACATCGATCATTTCGTGCGCGGCAAGGGCATGTTCGTGGTCACCGACTATGTGCCGACGGACGAGCGCACCGGACCGCGTTTCCCGCTGCTGCTGACCACGGGGCGCATCCTAAGCCAGTACAACGTCGGCGCGCAGACCCGCCGCACCGCGAATGTCGATTGGCACGCCGAGGACCGGCTGGAGATCCACCCGCACGATGCGGAGAACCGCGGCGTGCGCGACGGTGACTGGGTTTCGCTGCGAAGCCGTGCGGGGGAGACGACCCTGCGCGCCAGGATTACCGACCGCGTGGCGCCGGGCGTCGTGTACACCACGTTCCACCATCCCGATACGCAGGCCAACGTCATCACCACCGACTACTCGGACTGGGCGACAAATTGCCCGGAGTACAAGGTGACGGCCGTGCAGGTCACGCCCTCGAACGGTCCGTCCGACTGGCAGAAGAGCTACCGCGAACAGGCGGAAGCGAGCCGGCGGATCGAAGCTGCCGAGCCTGCGGAGTGA
- a CDS encoding NADH-quinone oxidoreductase subunit NuoF produces MTRVFISKDMASLALGADAVAQAFAEAGCEVVRTGSHGLFAIEPLVEVETDEGRVAYGPVGPDDVAAVLDGSHGTRIGAIGDHPFFARQQRFTFARCGVTDPLSLADYAAHGGWKGLEAAIGLSSQDVVDAVKASGLRGRGGAGFPTGIKWQTVLDTPADEKFIVCNADEGDSGTFADRMLMEGDPYCLIEGMAIAGHAVGAGHGYIYIRSEYPFAIEAMREAIARSAGKIAPFTLEVRVGAGAYVCGEETALLDSIEGKRGQVRAKPPLPAIEGLWGKPTVINNVLSLAAVSFILAEGAQAYADVGFGRSRGTMPIQIAGNVRNGGLYEVGFGVTLGELVNEIGGGTASGRPVRAVQVGGPLGAYFPPSMFHLPFDYEAFTQAGGLIGHAGITVFDDSVDMAHMARFAMEFCAVESCGKCTPCRIGSTRGVELIDRIVAKAPRAAGVLETMPQIRNASRSARTHDQEVELLRDLCDTMKHGSLCALGGFTPYPVLSALDHFPEDFGGGNALPEAAE; encoded by the coding sequence ATGACCCGTGTCTTCATCAGCAAGGACATGGCTTCGCTTGCCCTGGGCGCAGACGCGGTGGCGCAGGCTTTCGCCGAGGCGGGATGCGAAGTCGTGCGCACCGGCTCCCACGGTCTCTTCGCGATCGAACCGCTCGTCGAGGTGGAGACGGATGAAGGACGCGTGGCCTACGGTCCGGTCGGTCCCGATGACGTGGCAGCCGTTCTGGATGGCAGCCATGGAACGCGTATCGGCGCCATCGGCGATCATCCCTTCTTCGCGCGCCAGCAGCGCTTCACCTTCGCGCGCTGCGGCGTGACCGACCCGCTCAGCCTTGCCGACTATGCCGCCCATGGCGGTTGGAAGGGGCTGGAGGCTGCCATCGGACTTTCGTCGCAGGACGTGGTCGATGCCGTCAAGGCGTCGGGCCTGCGCGGCCGAGGCGGGGCGGGCTTTCCTACCGGCATCAAGTGGCAGACCGTCCTCGATACCCCTGCTGACGAGAAGTTCATTGTCTGCAACGCGGACGAGGGTGACAGCGGCACATTTGCCGACCGCATGCTGATGGAAGGCGATCCCTATTGCCTGATCGAGGGCATGGCGATTGCCGGCCACGCGGTCGGCGCAGGTCACGGCTACATCTACATCCGCAGCGAGTATCCCTTCGCCATCGAGGCCATGCGCGAGGCCATCGCCCGTTCCGCGGGCAAGATCGCGCCCTTCACGCTGGAGGTGCGCGTCGGCGCCGGGGCCTACGTCTGCGGCGAGGAAACGGCGCTGCTCGATTCCATCGAGGGCAAGCGCGGCCAGGTGCGCGCCAAACCGCCGCTGCCCGCCATCGAGGGGCTCTGGGGCAAGCCCACGGTCATCAACAATGTCTTGAGCCTCGCGGCAGTGTCCTTCATTCTGGCCGAAGGCGCGCAGGCCTATGCCGATGTCGGTTTCGGCAGGTCGCGCGGCACGATGCCGATCCAGATCGCCGGTAACGTCAGGAACGGCGGGCTTTACGAAGTCGGCTTCGGCGTGACGCTGGGCGAGCTGGTCAACGAGATCGGCGGCGGCACTGCCAGTGGCCGTCCAGTTCGCGCGGTGCAGGTCGGCGGCCCGCTGGGCGCCTATTTCCCGCCTTCGATGTTCCACCTTCCATTCGACTACGAGGCCTTTACGCAAGCGGGCGGGTTGATCGGCCATGCCGGCATCACCGTCTTCGACGACAGCGTGGACATGGCGCACATGGCCCGTTTCGCCATGGAATTCTGCGCGGTCGAGAGCTGCGGCAAGTGCACGCCCTGCCGCATCGGCTCCACGCGCGGCGTAGAACTGATCGATCGCATCGTGGCCAAGGCGCCGCGCGCGGCCGGAGTGCTTGAGACCATGCCGCAGATCCGCAACGCCAGCCGCTCGGCCCGCACGCACGACCAGGAAGTCGAACTGCTGCGCGACCTTTGCGACACCATGAAGCACGGTTCGCTCTGCGCCCTGGGCGGTTTCACCCCGTACCCGGTCCTGAGCGCGCTCGACCATTTCCCCGAAGACTTCGGCGGCGGCAATGCGCTGCCCGAAGCGGCGGAGTAA
- a CDS encoding LysR family transcriptional regulator — protein sequence MQLRALRYFVTLAREGHFARAAEACGVTQPTLSSALAALEDQLGKRLVERDRRFIGLTGEGRAMLPWAQQLLAAHEGMVHAVEALDGPLHGEFRLGVIPAATPSVGAFAEALLRLHPGMTISVCSQTSREIVRAIESYEIDAGITYLDHESPANVISVPLYAERYVFVTAAAGRRPPPGAVTWGQVEGYPFCLLHQGMQNRRILDTLMSGQGVSVRPRATADGYVALLAMVRSGGLATVMPERYVGLIEGADWASVHPLTMDAAVSRIGVIVGDRAPLDPVANAALGCARSIAGLTGS from the coding sequence ATGCAGTTGAGGGCCTTGCGCTATTTCGTGACGCTGGCGCGCGAGGGACACTTTGCGCGGGCTGCTGAGGCTTGCGGGGTGACGCAGCCGACACTGTCCTCGGCGCTGGCTGCGCTGGAGGACCAGCTCGGCAAGCGGCTTGTCGAGCGCGACCGGCGCTTCATCGGGCTGACCGGGGAGGGGCGCGCAATGTTGCCCTGGGCGCAGCAGTTGCTCGCCGCGCATGAGGGCATGGTCCATGCGGTCGAGGCGCTGGACGGGCCGCTCCATGGCGAGTTCCGCCTAGGCGTGATCCCCGCCGCAACCCCCAGCGTCGGTGCCTTTGCCGAGGCGCTGCTGCGCCTGCATCCGGGCATGACGATCTCGGTATGTTCGCAGACCTCGCGAGAGATCGTGCGCGCCATCGAGTCCTACGAGATCGACGCGGGGATCACATATCTTGACCACGAAAGCCCGGCGAACGTCATCAGCGTGCCGCTTTATGCCGAGCGCTATGTCTTCGTGACTGCTGCCGCTGGACGCAGGCCCCCGCCGGGTGCGGTCACGTGGGGGCAGGTCGAAGGTTATCCCTTCTGCCTGCTGCACCAGGGCATGCAGAACCGCCGTATCCTCGATACATTGATGAGCGGGCAGGGCGTCTCCGTGCGCCCTCGGGCAACGGCGGACGGGTATGTGGCGCTGCTCGCGATGGTGCGCTCCGGCGGTCTCGCGACAGTCATGCCCGAACGCTACGTGGGGCTGATCGAGGGAGCCGACTGGGCCAGCGTCCATCCACTGACGATGGATGCCGCGGTCAGCCGGATCGGGGTGATCGTCGGGGATCGCGCGCCGCTCGATCCGGTGGCGAATGCCGCCCTTGGCTGCGCGCGGTCCATTGCAGGCCTGACAGGCTCTTGA
- a CDS encoding formate dehydrogenase subunit gamma codes for MTDIAGIQTAIDRFVQSDTRGALLPLLHALQEEFGHVDPAAVPLIADALNLSRAEVHGVISFYHDFRTEAPARHVVKLCRAESCQSRGGAAIEAQLSHQLGVAMGHARKDGQVALEPVYCLGLCAIGPNALVDDRPVARIDSARVVAIASEVEA; via the coding sequence ATGACAGATATTGCCGGGATACAGACAGCTATCGACCGCTTCGTGCAGTCGGACACGCGCGGCGCGCTGCTGCCGTTGCTTCATGCGCTGCAGGAGGAGTTCGGCCATGTCGATCCGGCCGCCGTGCCGCTGATCGCCGATGCACTAAACCTCAGCCGCGCCGAAGTGCATGGGGTGATCAGCTTCTACCACGATTTCCGGACAGAGGCGCCGGCCCGCCACGTCGTCAAGCTGTGCCGCGCGGAAAGCTGCCAGTCGCGCGGCGGTGCGGCCATCGAAGCGCAGCTTTCGCACCAGCTTGGCGTTGCCATGGGCCATGCGCGCAAGGACGGACAGGTCGCGCTCGAGCCGGTCTATTGCCTGGGGCTTTGCGCCATTGGCCCCAATGCTCTGGTCGATGACCGGCCGGTTGCCCGCATCGACAGTGCCCGTGTCGTCGCCATTGCCAGCGAGGTGGAAGCATGA
- a CDS encoding formate dehydrogenase subunit delta — MMNTREHLIHMAGQIFRNFASKGEAAAVQATAEHILLYWDPHMKAQALEMLDDLDVELPEPVPAVFEKLRVAA; from the coding sequence ATGATGAACACGCGTGAACACCTGATCCACATGGCAGGCCAGATCTTCCGCAATTTCGCCTCGAAGGGCGAAGCGGCGGCGGTTCAGGCGACAGCGGAACATATCCTGCTTTACTGGGACCCGCATATGAAGGCGCAGGCGCTTGAAATGCTGGACGATCTGGACGTCGAGCTGCCCGAGCCAGTGCCTGCGGTCTTCGAGAAATTGCGCGTGGCGGCCTGA
- the lepA gene encoding translation elongation factor 4 → MTELSQIRNFSIIAHIDHGKSTLADRLIQFTGGLTEREMSAQVLDNMDIEKERGITIKAQTVRLNYTAKDGVTYELNLMDTPGHVDFAYEVSRSLAACEGALLVVDAAQGVEAQTLANVYQSIEHDHEIVPVINKIDLPAAEPEKVKAEIEDIIGIDASEAVLASAKSGIGVEETLEAIVTRIPAPQGDRDAPLKALLVDSWYDPYLGVVILVRVMDGAIRKGLQVKFMQGGTEHLIDRVGCFTPKRIDLPELGPGEIGFITAQIKEVEQAKVGDTITTVKNGAVKALPGYKEVQSVVFCGLFPVDAADFEKLRESIGKLRLNDASFTYEMETSAALGFGFRCGFLGLLHLEIIQERLSREYDLDLITTAPSVVYRIQLSHSKNEEAQTIELHNPADYPDPNRIEEIEEPWIKAVIYTPDEYLGPILKLCQDRRGIQKDLTYVGGRAQVTYELPLNEVVFDFYDRLKSISRGYASFDYEQIGLRAGDLVKMNILVNNEPVDALSMIVHRSVAEERGRGMCERLKDLIPRHLFKIPIQAAIGGKVIARETIAALRKDVTAKCYGGDISRKKKLLEKQKKGKARMREYGNVSIPQEAFIAALRMGEE, encoded by the coding sequence ATGACCGAACTCTCGCAGATCCGAAATTTCTCGATTATCGCGCACATCGACCATGGCAAGTCGACGCTGGCCGACCGGCTGATCCAGTTCACCGGGGGCCTGACCGAGCGCGAGATGTCCGCCCAGGTGCTGGACAACATGGACATCGAGAAAGAGCGCGGGATCACCATCAAGGCGCAGACGGTGCGTCTCAACTACACTGCCAAGGACGGCGTGACCTATGAGCTCAATCTCATGGACACGCCCGGCCACGTCGACTTCGCCTACGAGGTGAGCCGCAGCCTTGCCGCCTGCGAAGGCGCGCTGCTGGTGGTCGATGCCGCGCAGGGCGTCGAGGCGCAGACGCTTGCCAACGTCTATCAGTCGATCGAGCACGATCACGAGATCGTCCCCGTGATCAACAAGATCGACCTGCCCGCCGCCGAACCGGAGAAGGTGAAGGCCGAGATCGAGGACATCATCGGCATCGACGCCTCCGAGGCTGTCCTTGCCAGCGCCAAGTCCGGCATCGGCGTGGAGGAAACGCTCGAGGCCATCGTTACGCGAATTCCGGCGCCGCAGGGGGACCGTGACGCCCCGCTCAAGGCGCTGCTGGTCGATTCCTGGTACGATCCCTACCTCGGCGTCGTCATTCTGGTGCGCGTCATGGACGGCGCGATCCGCAAGGGCCTGCAGGTCAAGTTCATGCAGGGCGGTACCGAGCATCTGATCGACCGCGTCGGCTGCTTCACTCCCAAGCGCATCGACCTGCCCGAACTCGGCCCCGGCGAGATCGGCTTCATCACTGCGCAGATCAAGGAAGTGGAGCAGGCCAAGGTCGGCGACACCATCACCACGGTCAAGAACGGTGCGGTCAAGGCTTTGCCCGGCTACAAGGAAGTCCAGTCGGTGGTCTTCTGCGGCCTGTTCCCGGTCGATGCGGCGGACTTCGAGAAGCTGCGCGAATCTATCGGCAAGCTGCGCCTCAACGACGCCAGTTTCACCTACGAGATGGAAACGAGCGCGGCGCTCGGCTTCGGCTTCCGCTGCGGTTTCCTCGGCCTGTTGCACCTGGAGATCATCCAGGAGCGCCTCAGCCGTGAATACGACCTCGACCTCATCACCACGGCACCCAGCGTCGTCTATCGCATCCAGCTCTCGCATTCGAAGAACGAGGAAGCGCAAACGATCGAGCTGCACAACCCGGCCGACTATCCCGATCCCAACCGGATCGAGGAAATCGAGGAGCCTTGGATCAAGGCGGTCATCTACACGCCCGACGAATACCTCGGCCCAATCCTTAAGCTATGCCAGGATCGCCGCGGTATCCAGAAGGACCTCACGTACGTCGGCGGGCGCGCCCAGGTGACCTACGAACTTCCGCTCAATGAAGTGGTGTTCGACTTCTACGACCGCCTCAAGTCGATCAGCCGCGGCTATGCCAGCTTCGACTACGAGCAGATCGGCCTGCGTGCAGGCGATCTCGTGAAGATGAACATTCTCGTCAACAACGAGCCGGTCGATGCGCTCTCGATGATAGTCCACCGCTCGGTCGCCGAGGAACGCGGCCGCGGCATGTGCGAGCGCCTCAAGGACCTGATCCCGCGCCACCTGTTCAAGATCCCGATCCAGGCCGCGATCGGCGGCAAGGTGATCGCCCGCGAAACCATCGCCGCCCTGCGCAAGGACGTTACCGCCAAGTGCTATGGCGGCGACATCAGCCGCAAGAAGAAGCTTCTGGAAAAGCAGAAGAAGGGCAAGGCCCGCATGCGCGAGTACGGCAACGTCAGCATTCCGCAGGAAGCCTTCATCGCCGCCCTGCGCATGGGCGAGGAGTAA
- a CDS encoding EAL domain-containing protein: MASKGLPTSLEKVRSSARAVRSQGADSGFAKRPDSPQPVERTETGNFALFRSDLPSSDPLHFFIAARWELMGPVMLMMMVAMGLLSVSYPGLLPSACGLVAIMLCLASPIFARWEQALHHTAWQRYPLMLLAVAAPMGIFGFGTVRWSQYSPDFDLALMVNSFVILMLVAAALLQGRTTSIIGATLALWSSGTFVSRSFGAVVLLALGGCLALYLGVRQSRIARREADRLAEREKEQRRAEELLNEYEQTGQGWFWETDRRGQIVYVSPRIAQLLDKPLEELEGRPFTSLFVLQGQQQESERTLVFHLSTRSSFQDLSVRAATDEEEERWWSISGRPVLDQFNNFMGFRGSGTDLTETRKSQQHVTQLARFDSLTKLANRFQMSEWLEKLLNSPRIDSRSCAVFLLDLDRFKQVNDTMGHPAGDALLVQVADRLRSTVGNMGRVGRLGGDEFQVLLPGHHQREGLAHLARRIIENLSQPYSIEGSRVVIGASVGISVCPDDGTTSEAIIRNADLALYAAKGGGRGRHHFYDEDLHSDAQERQQLEQDLRDAIAEGALELHYQPQVRTTTEQITGFEALLRWNHPKHGYMSPAKFVPIAEETGLVGQIGEWALRTACRDLATWPDDVRVAVNVSPLQFANPALPAIVTSAIASSGIAPGRLELEITESVFLGDDNSTEAMFSSLKGVGVRLALDDFGTGYSSLGYLKKAPFDKIKIDQSFVRGATVTGSRNGAIIASIVSLAEALGMETTAEGVETLDELELVRKLGCSHVQGYIYERSLTAEEATRRLEEGLIAEARGPRSARAARQTMLRKVVLDHESHSYHATIRNISRTGALVEGLWNVPAGTRFAIHLAENCVVVAEAQWCKEDRMGVKFARSLEIDAKGAVVFTPPRPPREKKETAVLRKAG, translated from the coding sequence ATGGCATCCAAGGGGCTTCCGACATCGCTGGAAAAAGTGCGGTCCAGTGCGCGCGCGGTGCGTTCGCAGGGCGCCGACAGCGGATTCGCGAAGCGCCCCGATTCGCCGCAGCCGGTCGAAAGGACGGAAACAGGCAACTTCGCGCTGTTCCGATCCGACTTGCCGAGCAGCGATCCCTTGCATTTCTTCATCGCGGCCCGCTGGGAACTGATGGGCCCGGTCATGCTCATGATGATGGTGGCGATGGGGCTGCTGTCGGTCAGCTACCCGGGCCTGTTGCCATCTGCGTGCGGCCTTGTGGCCATAATGCTTTGCCTTGCCTCGCCGATCTTCGCGCGCTGGGAGCAGGCCCTGCATCACACGGCCTGGCAGCGTTATCCGCTGATGCTCCTCGCCGTGGCCGCGCCCATGGGCATCTTCGGTTTCGGAACGGTCCGCTGGAGTCAGTACAGTCCGGACTTCGATCTGGCGCTCATGGTCAATTCGTTCGTCATTCTCATGCTTGTGGCGGCCGCCCTGCTGCAAGGGCGGACGACCTCGATCATCGGGGCGACGCTGGCCCTTTGGAGCAGCGGGACTTTCGTCTCGCGCTCGTTCGGCGCCGTCGTCCTCCTCGCATTGGGCGGTTGCCTCGCCCTCTATCTCGGCGTTCGCCAGAGCCGCATTGCCAGGCGCGAAGCCGACAGGCTGGCGGAACGGGAGAAGGAGCAGCGCCGCGCCGAGGAACTGCTCAACGAATACGAACAGACCGGGCAGGGCTGGTTCTGGGAAACCGACCGGCGCGGGCAGATCGTTTATGTGTCTCCGCGCATCGCCCAGCTCTTGGACAAGCCGTTGGAGGAATTGGAAGGTCGACCCTTCACCAGTCTCTTCGTGCTCCAAGGACAGCAACAGGAAAGCGAGCGCACGCTTGTCTTCCACCTCTCCACCCGGTCCTCATTCCAGGACCTGTCGGTCCGCGCCGCGACCGATGAGGAGGAAGAACGCTGGTGGTCGATCAGCGGGCGGCCGGTGCTCGACCAGTTCAACAATTTCATGGGCTTTCGCGGTTCGGGCACAGACCTGACCGAAACACGCAAGTCGCAGCAGCACGTGACCCAGCTGGCCCGATTCGATTCGCTGACCAAGCTGGCGAACCGCTTTCAGATGTCCGAGTGGCTGGAGAAGCTGCTCAATTCGCCGCGCATCGACAGCCGCAGCTGCGCGGTCTTCCTGCTGGACCTCGACCGGTTCAAGCAGGTCAACGATACGATGGGCCACCCGGCGGGCGACGCCCTGCTGGTGCAGGTGGCCGATCGCCTGCGCTCGACCGTCGGCAACATGGGCCGCGTCGGGCGTCTTGGCGGCGACGAGTTCCAGGTCCTGCTTCCCGGGCATCACCAGCGAGAGGGACTGGCGCATCTTGCCCGGCGGATCATCGAGAACCTGTCGCAGCCCTACTCGATCGAAGGCAGCCGCGTCGTCATCGGCGCATCGGTGGGCATCTCGGTGTGTCCGGACGACGGCACTACCTCGGAAGCGATCATCCGAAATGCCGACCTTGCGCTCTATGCCGCGAAGGGCGGCGGGCGCGGGCGGCATCACTTCTACGACGAGGACCTGCATAGCGATGCGCAGGAGCGCCAGCAGCTTGAGCAGGACTTGCGCGACGCCATCGCCGAAGGCGCGCTGGAACTGCACTACCAGCCGCAAGTGCGAACCACGACCGAACAGATCACCGGCTTTGAGGCACTGCTGCGCTGGAACCATCCCAAGCATGGTTACATGTCCCCGGCCAAGTTCGTGCCGATAGCCGAGGAAACCGGTCTGGTCGGCCAGATCGGCGAGTGGGCCCTGCGCACCGCGTGCCGCGACCTTGCCACATGGCCCGACGACGTGCGCGTGGCCGTGAACGTATCGCCCCTCCAGTTTGCCAATCCTGCGTTGCCGGCTATCGTCACCAGCGCCATCGCTTCTTCCGGCATCGCCCCCGGCCGCCTCGAACTCGAGATTACCGAAAGCGTTTTCCTGGGCGACGACAACTCGACCGAGGCGATGTTCTCATCGCTGAAGGGTGTCGGCGTACGGCTCGCACTCGACGATTTCGGAACCGGCTATTCCTCGCTCGGCTATCTGAAAAAGGCGCCGTTCGACAAGATCAAGATCGACCAGAGCTTCGTGCGCGGCGCGACTGTTACCGGAAGCCGCAACGGGGCGATCATCGCCTCGATCGTCAGCCTTGCCGAAGCGCTTGGCATGGAGACCACGGCAGAAGGGGTCGAGACGCTCGACGAACTCGAACTCGTGCGCAAGTTGGGCTGCAGCCACGTGCAGGGCTACATCTACGAACGCAGCCTGACCGCCGAGGAGGCGACCCGCCGTCTCGAAGAGGGGCTCATCGCGGAGGCAAGGGGCCCGCGTTCGGCGCGCGCCGCACGCCAGACAATGCTGCGCAAGGTCGTGCTCGATCACGAATCCCACAGCTACCACGCGACGATCCGCAATATCTCGCGCACCGGCGCGCTGGTGGAGGGGCTCTGGAACGTTCCGGCAGGCACGCGTTTCGCGATTCATCTTGCCGAAAACTGCGTCGTGGTGGCTGAAGCACAGTGGTGCAAGGAAGACCGGATGGGCGTGAAATTCGCCCGTTCGCTGGAAATCGATGCAAAGGGAGCGGTCGTCTTTACCCCGCCGCGTCCCCCGCGCGAGAAGAAGGAAACGGCAGTCCTGCGCAAGGCAGGCTGA